The DNA region CAACTATTTAGTAAATGACCATTTTCTCGATTTCAACTTATGGACCTTTTAAACCATAATTTATTCCTTTTGAGCAAACTGAAAATCTTATGGAAAACGTTACATAATGATCTAAACTTATGTAAGATATTGCAAATGTTATAcgacaattaaatattttgtctATAAAGTTTAGTAACATATGGGCAAATATTAGCATAGTCTAATATTTCTGAAAGGGTGATTTTTTAAGGCTATATTTACACAACTTTTATAAATAGGGACAAAATCTAAATGATGATCTTAAAAATGAACGTTATCATAAATCAACCCGTAACAGAACGGTCCAATTCATCTTGGGCCTTCAAAGCTCAAACCACAAAAGATTTTGCCGATTATCCCTTGATGGACAGCTACCTATTAAATGTTTGGATAACTATatagtaaatgaatttttttttttgactttttagACTGTCCACAACCTAAAGATCTTTTGagcaaaataatttatttatgaaaaaacgTTAGATCATAATTTAATATTGTTTATGTTATTGTAGGTGCTAAAtgataatttaataatttgtcGATGAGATTGAGCAACATTAAACtcgaaattttttaaaaatagaaacaAAATCTAAATAGTGGGTAAGAAAAGGGCTTTTTGCGTAAATCAGCCTCAAGAAGTTTGTGGCCCAAAGAGGTTATTGATCGCTGGAAAACCGTTTAATAGAATATTGTGTAAAATGTTTATGAATGGAGGTTCCTAAAGATTGAACATTGAGCAAAGCTAAAAGCAAACCTAGGTTGAGAAATTGAAAACATCTATACTTACAATGCCGCAGGTGAAGATCGTTGCCAGGAATTTCATGGACATGGTGGCTTCATTGCCTGCTGTGAAACTCGACTTGCTTTACGACAATTCCTTTATCTGTGAAGCCATTCTTAGGTATTCCCCTAATTTTGATCCACACTATTTTCCTGCTTTCCTaatcttcttttaagttttccCTTTACTTTTTGCAAGCGATTTTTCACCTGCTGTGTAAATTTGGATGTAAAACATGTTTACTTTGTCTTTGAGCTTATTATTCTGGAGAGAAATGGACTTCAAGCAATAGCCATTGATATAACATACACCCAACAcaaatttatgattttgaatgtttttaaacaaagtatttatactttattttgaataccCACATTGCAACAAGAGATTGTTTAGTTAAGTGGTACTTAGCAACCACTATCCAAGAATACTATATTCACCTCGGGCTATAGTAAGGAAATACTATGTGAACTGACAAGAAATATGACTGTGGAGGTTATTGTCTTTATGAACCTGATAAAATGTGATCCTACAAAGAGATTATATTTTGAGTATGATGAATCTAATGAACAAAATAAGCCTTAGATGACCTTTTTGATAAGATGTAAATTTGTAGATATATGTTGCTCATGATTAGTTGTACATCTCTGAGCAGAAtagttgggaaaaaaaaaaaaaaaaactcttttggTGATACTATTTTGAATATATGCTATTGGATGTGCTTCATTTGTTCATTTCTTCTGCTAGATCATTACCTCCCTTAGCGAAGAAGTATCTGCTACAATTGTTGTATATAGACATACCAATCTCAGCCAAGTCGATGGAGGAGTGGGTCCTTCCAGATGGATTCTCAAAGCATAAAGTTGCCATTGATAGATTGATACAGCTGAGAGTAATGACGGAAACATTTGACAGGTTGTTGAGCAGATTCTTCTCTTTCTTGATAGCTACTACATTTTCCTGTCTTGAATAATTCTGCCGGCTTATTCCAATTTTAGTAATGAAAGTGATGGTTAAACTTTCTGTGCGCCTTAGCTAGATACTGGAATGCTTCTCAGGCAACATAGGGAGGTTGGAGTTGTAACTAATATAGGAGTGGAGTACTCGTAAAGGATCGAGTGAGCCTGAAAACATACTTTTACGCAACTTTGTGTTCTCAGAATTCTAGAATCGACAGACTTTAGCTTCTACATCCTAACAgtaatttatttcttttacttCGCTGCTTGAtctcccagaccccacttgtgggattacgctgggtgtgttgttgttgtacttcaCTGCTTGATCTTTATCTGGTTGTCATATTTTTACTTAGCACTTTAAATAATGGCGCGCAAGCTAGAGTAGAACTTTGGTCAAAATAAGCAAGCATGATTTAAGGGAATATCTTGAAATGTCAatgctttcttttgtttttccttttaagtTTTTGCTCTTTTTAAGCATTAGCAGTTTTAGGTATCCGAAAGCATGCCTCAACTAGTGGAATGACAAAGCCTGGTCAGGGGGTGGTTCAcaatttcttttcatgttattttagTCTGTTTTAGATTGTTAAGCTCCAccattttctttgatttcttaCAGGAAAAAGGAAGCCACTTATCAACTAAACCCGAAATTTCAATTTAATCTTCAGAAGCATATAGTCCACGGGTAAACTTCATtatcttatgtatattattttttgtgGTAATATTTCTACTCGATATCGAAATATCTGTCATATTCTTGGTCTCGTAATTGCACAATTTGGATGATATCGTTTGAGTTCAATTACTGTAGGGGAGTCTTACCAAGGGAACCAATGCCATCTAATATCACTGTGAGGCTTCCTAGCTTGGAGGAGTTAGAGGCATATGCCATTGAACAGTGGGAGGTATGACTTGCATTTGTTAGTAGTTCTTATCAATTGATTTTCCTGGAGAGTTCAGAATATGTAATAATATGTTGTGAGACAATCTGCTTTGCTTTCGGTCTTGATCAATCTGCAGCCTGAATATAATTTTGGCAACTCTTTTTATGACTTGCAACTGTCGCAACCAGTGCTTTCTGCTGCACCTTATAAGCTCCAGTGAAGCTGGAAAGACCACAAACATAAGCTCTTCGATGATGAAAATTTTCCAGCGTGGACTTTTAAGTCAGAGGTACCGTCCATTTCAGTATTATGGATATATATgtactcacacacacatatgtttGGTTCCTCGTCCATGTGTGGATGGAAGATCTTTTTAAAATTGACATAATCTCCATGATTTCATGCCTTCTTAAGCAGAGATGACAGAGAACCTCCAAGGTTGACTGAAAGTGGGTTCCAGTTCTTGGTACGAGTTACTAAATTATCTCAATCAATCAACGTTTTGTATGAAATTGTATTGACAGTGGTGTATTACAGCTAATGGACACAAATGCACAGCTTTGGTACATCATCAGGGAGTACATAACAAATGCTGAGGTAATAATTCTTGATGCTTTTCACAGTATTCATTTGTGACCgtctccttctctctctctctctctctggtTTGCTTTTTCATCGGAAGCACCCTTGGTCCATTTAATGAAGATTTCCTCTGTATTTTTCGTATTAATGCAGGAGCGAGGTGTGGAGTCAGCAGATCTTATTGCATTTCTTTTGGAGCTAAGCTTTCATGTTACTGGGAAGGTATTATTAGAGAGATTCTTCAATTAAGTTTGTCCTGGAACTGTAGTAAATGATACCATTTTTTTGAACTCTAAATGCATGAATTTAGTTGGTTTGGAGCACTGGTGTTTGGTTGAAAACTGCTTTTGCAAAATGTTCACAttgtttcaagaaaacaataataaaaagttTGACAAACTGAAATTATTGCGGAAAAGTTTTCAACTATTTTGCCTACCAAACGCTTGTAATCCTCATTTCCTCAGTATGCTTGAGTTTCGTATGTTTCTTGAATTGTCTTCTGATATAGGCATACAACACAAACACATTAACTGATCTCCAGCGAAGTATAATTAAGGACCTTTCTGATTTGGGACTGGTTAAGCTGCAGCAGGTGAATACTACTGATTGCCCCATCAATGAGCTCACGGAAATGAATGAATTTTAACTTTTCCATGATGTTCTTAATTATCCATTTGATGTTGTTTAGGGAAGGAAAGAGAGTTGGTTTATTCCCACCAAACTGGCGACCAATTTGTCGATTAGCTTAGCAGATACAACATCAAGGAAACAGGTGTGCTGCACTCTCAAGTGTTCCCTAGAGTAGCTAGGTCAAGCTACACAGAAATCcagttttatttatttgttttccaTCTTTATTTACAGTTTTCTTATGAAGCAGGCGTGTCTCAGAAATTTAGATTTTTGTGCTGCCTGAGTTCCTGTCATCCAGATTTAAATTCTCAAATTTGTTTGGAACGAATTCAGTTATACCTTACTGACGGCAAATGCATCTTTTTTTCCCCCTTCCCACCCACATTCATCAGGGATTTATCGTTATTGAAACAAACTTCAGGTTGTATGCATATTCAACATCAAAATTACACTGTGAGATCTTACGCCTTTTTGCAAGGTATGCAAAGAATTTGCTTCTGTTGGTtgtgtttctttctttccaattttaTCTCTGTTATGCCTAATAAACTGTGTGTTTGGCTGTTGAGTGTTATTTTCTAGTAGTAGATTTCTTTCATTTAACTGCTGTGGTTAGATCTCCGAGTAACAGATTTTAGCTGCAAATACAGGGTGGAATACCAGCTTCCAAATCTCATTGTTGGTGCTATTAATAAAGAAAGTTTGTATAAAGCTTTTCAAAACGGCATTACTTCTGAGCAGGCAAGTTTCAGCTGCTATTTGTTTATTGACAAGCATTGTCTTATTTCAGAGACACTAATTAAAATTGTCTGAGAAAGTTTAACTGTATGTGGAGTGCTATATTTGTATAAagcaaaaagttgaaaaagattGATGGTGTGGGACATTTTTGTTGGATATTCTTATTAATTCTTTGTCAGctaaatttaagaaagaaaataatatgttGGTTAGCTGACAGATGATGATTGTTGATTAATCGCATGGCTCTCAGAAAAGGTCTTTTTATACTTTGTTTCTGGTCCTTCAATCCACTTATCATGTTTAATAGTAGCAGTTCCTTCCGTTGGTACACGTTTCAAAATTAGCTCGCACTTGAATGCGTGAATGGATTACGGGAAACTATTGTGCTTTTGGTGCTATAGTTCTCACTGCATTATAGTTCTGTATAAATTAGAAAAAGCTAAATATGCCAAAATGGAAACCTTTGCTTGAGTTGTTTGGAGTGGTTTATGTTCGACTTCCAATTATCCTCGTCTATAGCTATCCAATATATTGGCTTAGATGTAATAGTGATTTGTTCAACCCCCcgacaccccccccccccccccccccccaaaagaaaaggaacaagCTGTCATGGTGATTTGTCAAAATGTTTCAA from Lycium ferocissimum isolate CSIRO_LF1 chromosome 2, AGI_CSIRO_Lferr_CH_V1, whole genome shotgun sequence includes:
- the LOC132045386 gene encoding general transcription and DNA repair factor IIH subunit TFB2 isoform X2 — protein: MPQVKIVARNFMDMVASLPAVKLDLLYDNSFICEAILRSLPPLAKKYLLQLLYIDIPISAKSMEEWVLPDGFSKHKVAIDRLIQLRVMTETFDRKKEATYQLNPKFQFNLQKHIVHGGVLPREPMPSNITVRLPSLEELEAYAIEQWECFLLHLISSSEAGKTTNISSSMMKIFQRGLLSQRDDREPPRLTESGFQFLLMDTNAQLWYIIREYITNAEERGVESADLIAFLLELSFHVTGKAYNTNTLTDLQRSIIKDLSDLGLVKLQQGRKESWFIPTKLATNLSISLADTTSRKQGFIVIETNFRLYAYSTSKLHCEILRLFARVEYQLPNLIVGAINKESLYKAFQNGITSEQIISFLQQNAHPRVVERTPSVPENVTDQIRLWESDLNRVEMTPAHLYDEFPSKDVFEAACDFAREYGGLLWEDSKRMRLIVKADILTEMKEFLRRQK
- the LOC132045386 gene encoding general transcription and DNA repair factor IIH subunit TFB2 isoform X1, which gives rise to MPQVKIVARNFMDMVASLPAVKLDLLYDNSFICEAILRSLPPLAKKYLLQLLYIDIPISAKSMEEWVLPDGFSKHKVAIDRLIQLRVMTETFDRKKEATYQLNPKFQFNLQKHIVHGGVLPREPMPSNITVRLPSLEELEAYAIEQWECFLLHLISSSEAGKTTNISSSMMKIFQRGLLSQSRDDREPPRLTESGFQFLLMDTNAQLWYIIREYITNAEERGVESADLIAFLLELSFHVTGKAYNTNTLTDLQRSIIKDLSDLGLVKLQQGRKESWFIPTKLATNLSISLADTTSRKQGFIVIETNFRLYAYSTSKLHCEILRLFARVEYQLPNLIVGAINKESLYKAFQNGITSEQIISFLQQNAHPRVVERTPSVPENVTDQIRLWESDLNRVEMTPAHLYDEFPSKDVFEAACDFAREYGGLLWEDSKRMRLIVKADILTEMKEFLRRQK